A single window of Granulicella mallensis MP5ACTX8 DNA harbors:
- a CDS encoding YciI family protein encodes MLLALCALVCAGTATAQNGTAASGPSANAAKLQFYIRLTPPRPTFAVDMNAHEQEVMEAHAAYWADLYKTGKVLIIGPVHDPKGIFGMAIIEVASEAEAHTMAENDPSVKAGINKVEVIPMHVFLRKQ; translated from the coding sequence GTGCTTCTGGCTCTCTGCGCGCTTGTCTGTGCAGGAACGGCGACGGCGCAGAATGGAACAGCTGCTTCCGGTCCTTCGGCCAATGCGGCGAAGCTTCAGTTCTATATTCGCTTGACGCCTCCGCGCCCAACCTTCGCCGTGGACATGAACGCTCACGAGCAAGAGGTAATGGAAGCGCACGCCGCCTATTGGGCCGACCTGTACAAGACAGGCAAGGTGTTGATCATTGGGCCGGTGCATGACCCAAAGGGCATCTTCGGCATGGCCATCATCGAAGTTGCGAGCGAGGCTGAAGCTCATACGATGGCTGAGAACGATCCCAGTGTAAAGGCCGGCATCAACAAGGTGGAAGTGATTCCGATGCACGTGTTCCTGCGGAAGCAGTAG
- a CDS encoding TetR/AcrR family transcriptional regulator has protein sequence MLIKQTRVSRRGRKPSAPSLKLRRSPLQARSAETMAVILEASTQILETRGLAAFNTNAVAERAGVSVGSLYQYFPGKEAILAALHRRYEERLLHAVTSSLTATQGKELSARIPALVNALIDAHMFSPALHRILESEESRISAEGEAVNSIGSAVHKSVVRMLGEHKVRIPGVSIPEAAEDLSRIARALIDAALANDTGVVTTRHRRRIARALLAYLRAD, from the coding sequence ATGCTCATAAAACAAACTCGCGTTTCCCGGCGCGGCCGCAAGCCTTCGGCACCCTCCTTAAAGCTGCGCCGCAGCCCGCTCCAGGCGCGTTCGGCCGAGACCATGGCAGTCATCCTTGAAGCGTCTACTCAGATTCTGGAGACGCGTGGACTTGCCGCATTCAACACTAATGCCGTCGCGGAACGCGCAGGCGTAAGCGTTGGCTCGCTCTATCAGTACTTTCCAGGTAAGGAGGCGATCCTTGCCGCACTGCATCGGCGCTACGAAGAACGGCTGCTCCACGCCGTTACGTCGAGCCTCACAGCCACTCAGGGCAAAGAACTCTCTGCACGGATTCCGGCGTTGGTGAATGCACTCATCGATGCCCACATGTTCTCGCCTGCACTGCATCGCATTCTCGAATCCGAAGAGAGCCGTATCTCCGCCGAAGGAGAGGCGGTGAACTCCATCGGGAGTGCGGTGCACAAGAGCGTTGTCCGAATGCTGGGCGAGCACAAGGTCCGAATCCCCGGCGTATCGATCCCGGAGGCCGCGGAAGACCTCAGCCGCATCGCTCGCGCGCTGATCGATGCAGCGCTGGCGAACGATACTGGAGTCGTAACCACGCGGCATCGGCGACGAATCGCTCGCGCACTACTTGCGTATCTCCGCGCCGATTAA
- a CDS encoding darcynin family protein: MNENTILSAVLPEHEDDPETLHIFMLVKSTRHWLDLATADRTAFLKEELLPLLVKRPEVTMRYFDAEAFSARATDVLFWETKDISAWQWICDHLRETKFWDYYFEVLEILPSLEGNYLAAGR, translated from the coding sequence ATGAACGAAAACACGATTCTTTCCGCAGTCCTCCCCGAACACGAGGACGATCCCGAAACGCTGCACATCTTCATGCTGGTAAAGAGCACTCGCCACTGGCTGGACCTGGCCACGGCTGACCGCACTGCTTTCCTGAAGGAAGAGCTTCTTCCACTGCTCGTCAAACGGCCCGAAGTGACGATGCGCTACTTTGACGCTGAAGCCTTTTCGGCCAGGGCGACCGACGTGCTGTTCTGGGAGACGAAAGATATCTCAGCCTGGCAATGGATCTGCGATCACCTGCGCGAGACGAAGTTTTGGGATTACTACTTCGAGGTGTTGGAGATTCTTCCTTCGCTCGAAGGGAACTACCTCGCTGCTGGACGCTAA